The DNA window GAACTGAGGTCGCCGATGGAAATCGTGCCCGCCTTTACAAGACTTGCACCAAACCATAACACCAATACGATACTGCCAAATAAGGCAAAAATAATGAAGGAAATGAATGCACCGCGATATTTTGCATTAGAAAGCGCGATTTGTACGACTTGGTTCAGCGATTGACTGTAACGATTAACTTCAAAGGCTTCATTGGTAAAGGCTTTCACCATGCTAATTGATTGCAGTGTTTCTTCTACCACTATATTGGCTTTTGCGAGTTCATCTTGTGTCTTACGAGATAATTTGCGGATAAATTTGCCAAAAATTAACGCGGCGAGCACAAGGACAGGAAAAACTAACAGCATAAAAATAGTTAGCTTTGGGGTAATCACAAATAAAATGACTATGCCAATGAGTAAAATCAGGGTTTGGCGAATTAATTCAGAAAGGGTAACAGAAAAAGTATCTTGTAAGAGGCTCACATCTGCGGTGAGTCGGCTGATTAATTCACCTGCGCGTTGATTGTCATAAAATGACATGGGCAGGGTCATGAATTTTTCGTATAAACTTTTACGAATGTCTGCAATGGTTGATTCTGTCACTTGAGACATGAAGTAAATACGGAAAAAAGAAAATACACTTTGCACTGCAAGCACGGCAATTAATAAGAGTGCAAGCTCGTTAATATCGTTGATAAAGCTAAACGTTTTACCCGTTGCCGTGTCAATTAAACGTCCAGCGAGAAACGGAAATGCTAATAAAACGGTGCTGGAGAAAAATAGGCTCACCATCGCGGCAATAAAGTAGTTGCGATAAGGTCGTGTAAACTGGTAAAGCCCAAGTAAATGTTTTATCCCTGATTTATCTAACGGACGTTTGGGTAAATCAGCGTGTGGATATTGCTGTCGTTTTAAAAGTGCCATGCCTGAATCTCGATTTACTGATAAAAGTGCGAAAGGGCAATAGTATAAAGCATTCTGAGCGGGGGAGTATGAACAGTTCTGAAGCGTAAAACAGAATAAAAACAGTGATTGAATAGCTTGATTTAACTGTTAATCCTGATGTGCTCTCTATCATCTAGCAAGATACCCAAGATTGTATGAACCATCTTTCATTGCAAGATGCAGTGCTGTGGAATAACCCATATTTAAACGCTATTGGCTTCCATCCCCTTTTTTTATACCTATCATAAACATATTGAGGATTTTAGATTATGTCTGTAGAAACAATCATTTTAATCATCGTTGGGCTAATTTTCCTAATATTGGGGTTATATGTTATTGCCATTTATAACCAATTAGTCACATTACGGAATCGCTTTAAAAATGCGTTTTCACAAATTGATGTGCAGTTAAAACGGCGTTATGACTTAATTCCTAACTTGGTTGAAACAGCAAAAGCGTACATGAAACACGAACGCGAAACCTTAGAAGCGGTGATTAAAGCACGGAATCAAGCCGTCAATGCGGCAAAACTTGCGACAGAACACCCCGAACAAGCGGGCGCAATTCAAGGGTTAATCGGTGCAGAATCTTTATTAACAGGGTCTTTAGGACATTTATTTGCGCTTTCTGAAAATTATCCAGATTTAAAAGCAGATTTAACCATGGCACAACTGACGGAGGAATTAAGCAGTACTGAAAACCGTATTGCCTTTGCTCGTCAGGCTTATAACGATGCAGTGATGATGTACAACATTTATCGTGAACAATTTCCCAATTTTTTAATCGCAGGCGTTACGCAGTTTCAAGAAGCCTTATCCTTTATCATTGAAAGCCCTGAAGAACGAAAAGTGGTTAAAGTGTCGTTTAATTAATCCGTTGCTTGTATGATAACCTGCTGAAATATCTAACTGTATGAGTACACACTTACTGATTGATACACATAGCCATTTTGACGCGGATGAATTTACACAAGACCGCGCGGAAGCGTTTGCACGTGCACAAGCTGTCGGTGTGAGTATGCAAATTGTTCCCGCTGTTTCCTTTCGTGGATGGGAAACACTACGAACAGTTTGCAACACTTATCAAGGTTTATACCCTGCATATGGATTGCATCCCATGTATTTAGCGGAACATCAAGCGAGCCATTTAACCGCCTTGACTGAATGGCTACATCATGAATCTGCCATTGCTGTTGGTGAATGCGGTTTAGACTACTACGTTAAAGGGTTAGACCCTGCACAACAAAATTATTTTTTTACCGCACAACTACAAATTGCCGTCGACCAACAATTACCTGTTATCATTCACGCCCGCCGTGCGGTAGAAACAGTGATTCAACAAATACGCCGTTTTCCACGCTGTCGGGGCGTTGTTCATAGTTTCGCAGGCAGTGAACAACAAGCCCGCCAACTCCTTGATTTAGGATTTTATCTCAGCTTTGGAGGGCCGATTACCTATCCAACAGCGCATAAACTCCGTAAATTAGTCCAAGTGCTTCCCCTAGAAGGCATCTTATTAGAAACGGATGCACCTGACCAACCACTGGCAAGCCATCGGGGGGAACGCAACGAACCTGCTTATTTACTCGAAGTGCTGACTTGTATAGCAGAATTACGCCAGCAATCCCCCGCCGAGATTGCCCGCATCACAACCCGTAACACCTTTGAATTATTTGGTTTAACACAATGACAGACTCAATTTATACCCGTACTGAAATTTTATTAGGTGAACCTACACTCAATGACCTCATCGACCACCATATTTTAATTGCAGGCTTAGGCGGGGTCGGCAGTTTTGTTGCGGAATCTTTAGGACGTTTAGGCATAAAACGCTTAAGTATTCTTGATCATGATGTCGTCGCCCCTTCAAATTTAAATCGACAACTGGTCGCGCTTCACTCAACACTTGGACAGCCTAAAGTTGAAGTAATGGCAGCTCGTTTATTAGACATTAATCCAAATATACAACTGATTAAACACGGCGACTTTTTACATAAAGAACAAGCACACGAATTTATTCAAACAGGCAACTATGATTTCGTCGTCGACTGCATCGATTCTATTGCCTCAAAAGCGGCACTGGTTGCAGCTTGCCTACGCTTAAACGTACCGATTGCTTCCAGTATGGGGGCAGGCAATCGCCTTGATGTCAGTAAAGTAAAAGTTGCAAAACTCAATCAAACAGAAGGCTGTGGATTAGCCCGCGAATTACGCGCTTTACTGCGTAAAGAAGGTGTACGCACAAACTATCCTGTGATTTACTCCCAAGAAATCCCCCGCCAACCACTTCCTCATCAACCCGTTAGCGGCGTTGAGGGCAGACCCCGTGCAGTCAATGGCACTATTTCCTACATGCCTGCACTCTTTGGCATGATGTTATCAGGCGTTGTTGTACAAGCCTTATTAAAGCAAATTGAAGAAAAACAAGAGACAGCGTAGTATTAAACAACTTTAACGGGTATTGAATGAAATACCCGTTTAAAGCTAAAAAAATTTTATGTGGATTCAACGGTTTTCAACATGAATGACCACATACAGACCATTCTCGTGTTATTTATTTTCATCGACTAACACCCGCGCTCCCCCAGCACATCCATCACCCCTATGTCACGCGATAAGCAACCCAGATATGTGCCATTAAAATATATGTTAATGGGCTCTTTTCTCCTGTTAATTGTCCCCATTTTAATATCCCTTTCTGTGTTTGATTATCTAAATGCAAAAAAAGATTTAGAAAAAGCCTATTTATTGCTACAAACGCAAACTGAAAGCAATATTGTTAATGCCATTAACCTTGTCGATGCAGGACACAAAGTTTTAGAAAGTTTTTTAGAAAAAGAAATTGAACGTTTATTTCCTCAATTCTTAGCTGCTTACGAAGCGGCTGAACGTAATCCATTAAACATGAACCTGTCCGACTTAAAAAAACAATTGGGCGGAAAAATGGATTTATACATTATTAATCATCAAGGAGAAGTGAAATATACGACTTATACTAAAGACTTAGGTCTAGATTTTAGAAAATTTCCTGATTTTTTCGAATTTTTAGATAATATTCGTCGTCATGGTGAAATTAAACATGGGCGTATCGCCGTAGAAGCCCGTACTGGTGCATTGCGTAAATTCTCCTACATGCCAACACCAGACCACCGCTATATTTTAGAAATGGGCATACAATCCAATGAGTTTGAATCCCTAATGGGCGGGCTAGATTTACTTAAAATTGCCGAACGCTTAAAAAAACTGAATCCTTCCTTAAATGAAGTCAATATTTACAGTCAACATGGGCATTTAATCAGTGACCCTTCCTATAAAATTGATAATGATAAAGTCACACTAATTCGTAGAATTTATATAGAAAAGAATACCTATCAAATTGATAAGCGCGATAAAGGGCAAATCATCCGTTATTTATTCGTTAACTTAAAAAACGAAAAAGGAGATAGCGTTTCAGACCCCAGTAAAGTAATTGAATTAATTTATAATACTAAAATGATTGATGAAGGATTAAACCGTATTGCTGTGTTTCACCTATGGTTAGACTTTATTGCGGTTATTCTCTGCTTTTTATTCACGTTTATCATTTCTGCATGGCTAACTCGCCCTATTCAAGACCTTGTGCATAGCGTTGATGTAATTGCCCAAGGTGATTTAGAACATCCTATTAATGTTAAAACTAATAATGAATTAAATCTTTTAAAACAGAGCATTACTATCATGGTTGATAGTATGTCAACTTATATTAAACAGATTAAGTGGCAAAATGCCGAATTATTAAAATTAGATAAATTAAAAGATGATTTTCTCTCTAATACCTCGCATGAATTACGTACCCCGATTAATGGCATTATTGGAATCGCTGAATCTATGATTGATGGGGCAACGGGTGATTTGCCACTAGAAGTTAAAAATAATCTCAGCATGATTGTTTTTAGTGGTCGCCGTTTAGCCAATTTAGTGAATGATATTTTAGATTTTTCTAAATTAAAGCATCAACATTTAGAATTACAGTTAAAACCAATAGAAATAAAAGTGGTAGTTGATGTTGTAGTGGCAATTTCACGCCCTTTAATTGGGCAGAAAAAAATTGAGTTAGTCAATCATATTAAGACTGATTTACCTGTATTAGCAGATGAAAATCGCCTACAGCAAATTTTATATAATTTAATTGGTAATGCGATTAAATTTACAGAAAGTGGCGTGATTGAGATAAATTGTCGTCCTGACGGTAAATTTTTAAAAATCATGATTTCTGATACAGGTATCGGCATTTCTAAGGAAAAATTGCAGAAAGTTTTTACCCCCTTTGAGCAAGCAGATGGGTCTATTTCTCGTGAATTTGGTGGAACTGGCTTAGGTCTTTCTATTACTAAACAACTGGTTGAATTGCATGGCGGGACAATTAAATTAGAATCTACGTTAAATATAGGTACTCGTGTCAGTTTTACTTTACCCCTGTCTCAAGAACCTGTAGAACAAAGTAGTCAAGGGTATTTAACACCGTTGATACAGCGTGAAAATTATAGAAATGCATTGCCTGCCTTATCGGCAAAACCATCTGTATTAACAGACAATCAAACTACGACAGTATCGGCATCGACGAATACTTTTGTAGAAATACAGCAGGATGAAAAAACTGATCGTAAGAAAAGTTTGTCGATTTTAATCGTGGATGATGACCCCATTAATCTACAAGTTTTAGAGAATCAATTAAAATTAGAAAATTATGGGGTAACACGGGCAGCGAATGGAATGGCTGCATTAGATGCAATTAATAGCGGCACATATTTCAATTTAATTCTGTTAGATATTATGATGCCTAGAATGTCGGGTTTTGAAGTGTGTCGAATTATTCGAGAAAAGTGGGGAGCTAATGAATTACCGATTATTATGCTAACCGCTAAAAATCAGGTTTCTGACCTCGTAGATGGGTTACAAGCAGGCGCGAATGATTATTTAAGTAAGCCATTTTCTAAAAATGAGTTATTAACGCGCATAAAAATTCATATTCAATTATCCCGTGTCAGTATCGCTTATAGTAATTTTGTTCCTTTAGAATTTCTTAAGCTTTTGGAAAAAGACAGTATTATTGATGTACGTTTAGGCGACCACGTGCAGAAATATATGGCAGTTTTATTTGCCGATATTCGTTCGTTTACAACCTTATCTGAAAGTATGACCCCGAAAGAAAATTTTGATTTTATTAATAATTATTTACGTCGTGTTAGTCCTGTTATTCGTGTACATCATGGTTTTATTGATAAATATATTGGTGATGCATTAATGGCTTTGTTTCCTGAAAAAGCGGACGATGCGGTGCAAGCAGCAATTGATATTCATCGTGAACTTGCTTTATTCAATGCAGCACGGGAAGCGCAACAGTTAGTCCCAATTAAAGTGGGTATTGGTCTGCATATTGGCACGTTAATGTTAGGGACGATAGGCGAAGAAAAACGGATGGAAGGCACGGTTATTTCTGATGCAGTTAATTTAGCCTCGCGGTTGGAGGGGTTAACGAAATTATATGGAACTTCTTTGTTAATCAGTGGTGAGCTGTTAGCGGAGTTAGAAGACCCAAGTCGTTATTATTTTCGGTTCTTAGGCAAGGTAAAAGTCAAGGGTAAAAATGCTCCCGTTTATATTTTTGAAATTTTGGACGCAGAACCCGAACAGATACGGCAAAGGAAGATTGCAACAGAGGCAATATTTAATCAGGCAATGGAGTTTTATTATGCAAAACAATTCCGTGTTGCTGCTAAGTTATTTCAGCAGGTATTGATTGAAATGACTGAGGATAGAGCCGCAGATTTTTATTTAAATCGTTGTCTTTATTATGCAGAGACGGGCGCACCGTTAGATTGGCAGGGGGTTGAGGCATTAACAGAGAAATAGAAAAATAATTGATTTGATAGACAGAGGTGACTAGCGACATTTATTAACACCTCAAGTATTGCGAAAAAGAGTTTAAATAACCTGCGTTCGGCAAGTTTCTTTTAAAAAGACAATATTGTCTGAATCAGGATTTAAAAGCATCATTTGCCTTAATTTTTGGTTTGAGGATTTTAAATCCTGTGAATCTTAATTTAAACAGTTTTTAAATCTTATCAAGTAAATCAAAATTAAAACAAGAGGAAAAAAATAATGTATTCAATTAAAATAGCTGAAACTACTTTACACCTGAAACTATAGCAACTTTCTGTTTTAGTTTTTTGAATCTCGCAAAACTGCGGGTTAAGTGCTTTTGTGCTTGATAAGTGGAACTTGCAAGGCATTCATTAGCAAGCACTGATTGATAAAACTTACTCTATATAAATTATTTCTCTTGGATATTTATCGTATGGCTATTTTAAGATGCCCACACTGTCAATTTTTAAAAGAAGTCGCAAATACGTATCTTGGTAAGACTGCACCTTGTCCAAAGTGTAAAAAAGAAGCTAAAGTTGTTGATACAATTAAATTAGTAGAAACTGCAGTAAATCGTTTTTTAGAAGTGAGTCAAAAATATAAAGAGTTAAAGCAAAATAGTGATAATACTGAATTAAAACTAAAGAACCTTGTTGATAAATTAATTACACTGACGAATGAAAAAAATGCTTTAAAAGCACAACTTGAAGAATTAAGTGAAAATAACTCCTCAATCACCCCCGCTAAAACAGATGCCCCCACTTTAAGCACTTCCTTATTTAAAGAGTTTAATCAAAACAACACTACCACTAGCAAAGCAACAGAAACAATCATTGTTCCTGATGGTTATGTTTTTGAAAATCAATCTTATGCCGCTGAACTAAATAACTTTCAACCTGTGGTAAATTGGTTTAAAACTCGCAATATTCAAATTGAACCAAATGTACAAGCATCTGATATTCAAGGTTATTTTGATGAAGTTGCGGTGATGATTGGGGATAATTTAACCATTTTAGATAAATTGTTAGATGGCATTCGTTATCGACAGCGTAAAGGCTATGACCGATTCAAAATTGAACTTAAAGAATATAATCAAGAAGATGAGAAGCTTATTAAGAAATTTTGTCAAACGGCTTATGAATTTGCGTTTTTCTCTCGCTATCAGTTTAACCGAGAATTAAATAGTATTTCTCTAGTGTTAAATAATTCGCCACAAATCCAAAACTTCTTTAATGGGGATTGGTTAGAGTGGTATGTTTTTATGAAAGTTGCTTCGTTTTTGCTTGCTAATAAATATCCTTTTGCCTGTTTGCGTAGCTCTAAAATTGTTTCTGCAACTACCAATCAGCAGCATGAAATTGATATTTTTTTCTTAATTAATGGCAATCAGCCATTATGGATTGAGTGCAAATCGGGCGAGTTTCGTGATTCAATTAATAAATACCAAGAATTGCGTAAGAAATTGAACATTAATCCTGATTATTCGTTGTTATTAGTTTCTGGTTTGGAAAATGAAAAAGTGGATAATTTTAGCCGCATGTTCAAAATTCGGATTATGAATGAGAAAAAATTATTGCCATATTTAGCGGGATTATTTCAAGCAAAAAAATAAATTGATAATTAGTTATTTTAGAAATCTGTTAGGTTTTAATTTAATTGCCTAGTTATGCTGAAACGGGAATGCCGTTAGATTGGCAGGGGGTTGAGGCATTAACGGAGAAATAGAAAAGTAATTGATTTGATAGACAGAGGTGACTAGCGACAATTATCAGCCTCTGTCAGGCATTGATTTATCTTAAACCAATTAAGCCAATCACGCCCACGATAATTAGATAAAGCGCGACGACATAATTTAAAAGTTTGGGTTGTAGAAGAATTAAAATGCCTGCAACCAGTGAAATTACTGCATTGATATGAATGCCCATCACGTTATTCCTTCCTAGGTCATTGTTTCTTTTTCTGAAGGTCTTTTAATGATTCATTATAAAGAGCTTCAGTGCCTACCATTACTCATCTTGAGTATGTGTTATAGCAAACGAATTATAAAAAGATTAAATAGAATTCAATAAAAAGAGCGCATCAATAGAACAATATTGTTGTTTGCGGAGAGTCTTAGCCTGAGCCCATTTATGCTCGATAGGATTTAAATCAGGCGAATAAGGAGGTAAATATTCCAAGAGATGCCCAGCATCTAAAATAGCCTGCTGAATATCACTACGTTTATGAAAAGTGGCGTTATCCATGACAATGACAGAGTTCTGAGGGAGTTTAGGGAGTAACTCTTGGGTTATCCAAGCAAAAAAGACATCAGAATTAACCGCCCCAGAAACTAAAGAGACCGTTAGTAAACAAAAATTGAGCAAAGCCCCGATGACATTAGTGCGTCCCTTTGCGTGCCAGTCTTGCGTACCAGAGCAACGTTTGCCGATAGGGGCATAACCAAAACGACGTGGCATATCATGAGCAAAACCACTTTCATCGATAAAAACAATTTGCCTATCAGATTGTTTATAACGATTCATTTTGTCTTGGAAGACTTGCCGTGCTTCGGGGTTGGCTTTGGGATGTTTGAGGTTTTTTTTTACGGCTAATTCCTAGACGTTTTAACGCTTGGCGAATCCCCCCTTCAGTTATTCCAAAACGGGCTGCACGTTCGTAATGGTAAGCATCGGGATATAACACAACATCTTGTTTTAGAGCTTCCATATCTATTTTGCTTGGTTTGTTACGTGTCCGTTTGGCTTCTAAGACTTTACTCCATCTCACTACACTTGCGATGGCTATTTGAAAGCGTTTTGCTACCGCTGCTAGGGTGAGATTTTCTTCTTGTTTCACTTTTAATACTTTACAACGGAAATCTGTTGAATAGGTCATTTTCTATACTCTTTTTGTGATTCGCTTGCTATATAGAACCGATTTGAAATGTTTAAAAAAAAGCGATTCGTTTTATCATGAGTCTGATAAAACACAGTTTCAGTTTAGCATTAGCATTCTCAAGAGTCCGTTCAAAGTTCTTAACTAAGGACTTACATCGCTCAACCCAAGCATTAGAACGTTCTACTACCCATCTTGCTTTAACAGGTACAAAGCCTGTCTTACCTTGTGCTAACTTTCTTGCTTATTGGGCTTGGGAGATAACTCAAACTGGATTTTACTCAGAATATCAGGATAAATTTTTCTAACGCTTCCTGAATACGCACAGGATGATAGCCATTATCCAAGAGAATTGTCGTTTTAGGCATCTCTAAAGGTTTGTTCCTGAAGTAATCGATATTCTCCTTGAACAGCTCAATCAATCCTAGGTCATCATTGATATTGGCTTTTGTACAGCGTGTAAACAAGGGCAAGCCTAAACTATCAACGGCTAAGTGTCTTTTAATTCCATTGGTAGCTTTGTAAAAGCAGAAGCCTTTACTTTGACGACTCGCCAGACAAGTATTTTTCACCGCTTGGGAATCTACTATGATTAGGCTTGTATATTGAGCGTTTTTTTTGATTGCGTGCGGGCATTTTCATGTAAGCCTATCATCAGTTTATCGATAACTCCCGAAGCCCGCCATTGTTTATAATGCCAATAAACCGTTGAATAGGGAGGGAAGTCTTTAGGAAGGTCGCCCCAATGGCAGCCATTTTTGAGCTGATAAAGCATTGCATCAAATAGCAGGCGATAGCCCCATTTATGCGGACAGGTAAGCTTTTTTTTGGGCAATAACGCATTTAAGAGGGGTTCAACCACTGCCCATTCTGCATCTGTTAGGCTACTTGTGTAAGGACTCTTTTTGTTTTGTTTTTTCATCTTTTACATTTTATCTTAGACTTCAAATAGGTTCTATAACGATTACATCATTTGGAAAAAATAGCAATATTGGGAAAAAATTTGAAATTTATGCAGTTATTAGTAATCTGTGCAAAAGTTGCAGAAGAATTGAAGGAAACAGGGGTTTATTGGCTTATTATGGCAAGTTTTTTCTGAGTATTTTTGTCGGTTACTAATTATTTTTTAACATAGATTATAGGGCTAGCATTTTTTTTAGCGATATAGAAAAAGTTTTCTATTTAAGCTGGCTTAAAAAGTATAAAATAGAAAACGCGGCGTAAATAAGCTGATAAGTGTTAGGCTTACGGAGTTACTGAGATTTAGTATTGATGGGGAGTAATATTTTTAGCAGTGTGATTTATTGGTATGATTACCTATAGATGCCGTAAAATAATGCGACACACAAATGCGCGTTGTCATACCGCTGTTGCCATAAGCGATGGTTTGGAGAAAACGGATATTTAGGTAATCTCAAAGGCTAGGGATAGACTTTGAGGGTGGTGTTTTATCATGCCTTTAATGGATGCAACTGTAAGGTGGGTTATTTTAAATGAATGACCTACTTTCCCATGAAAAGATTAACATTTTTATTTTTAGTTAAAAACCACTGATAACACGAATCATCATTTTTTAATGGCATCCACTTTTTTGTAAATTGAGGGTTGTTTCCAGATAAAAAAGGGTTGGTGTTATTAATTATTTTTTATTTTGCTACAAGGAGACATTTATGGCGGAAGCTACTTATTCTGCTGATGTAGCGGTGGGTCAAGAAGAGACTTACAACTACAAAGTCGTCAAGCAGTTCGCTATTATGACGGTGGTCTGGGGTATTGTCGGTTTTGCGGTTGGGGTGTTGATTGCCGCTCAATTGGCATGGCCTTGGTTAAATTTCGATATTCCTTATCTGACTTTTAGTCGTTTACGTCCTTTACATACCAACGCGGTTATTTTCGCCTTTGGTGGTTGCGCACTATTTGCAACTTCTTATTACGTTGTACAACGTACCTGTCATGCTCGCTTATTTTCTGATTCTTTAGCCAGTTTTACGTTTTGGGGTTGGCAAGCTGTGATTGTGTTAGCCGCAATCACCTTACCGTTAGGGATTACCCAAAGTAAAGAGTATGCGGAATTAGAATGGCCAATTGATATTTTAATTGCCGTGGTATGGGTGGCTTACGCAGTTGTGTTTTTTGGCACAATTGTTAAACGTAAAGTGCCTCATATTTATGTGGCTAATTGGTTTTATGCGGCTTTTATTATCACGGTTGCCATGTTACACATTATTAACAGTGCGGCTGTGCCTGTGAATTTCTTTGGCTGGAAATCTTACTCTGCTTATGCAGGGGTACAAGATGCAATGGTGCAGTGGTGGTATGGTCATAATGCGGTCGGTTTCTTCTTAACCGCTGGCTTTTTAGGGATGATGTATTATTTTGTGCCTAAACAAGCAGGTCGTCCTGTTTATTCCTATCGTTTATCTATTGTTCACTTTTGGGCATTGATTTTCGTCTATATTTGGGCAGGTCCTCATCACTTACACTACACCGCCTTACCAGATTGGGCACAATCCTTAGGGATGGTAATGTCCTTAATTCTTTTAGCACCATCTTGGGGTGGGATGATTAATGGTATCATGACCTTATCAGGTGCGTGGCATAAATTACGGACTGACCCTGTTTTACGTTTCTTAATCGTTTCTCTGTCCTTCTATGGTATGTCCACTTTTGAAGGTCCTATGATGGCAATTAAGACTGTCAACGCTTTATCGCACTACACCGATTGGACAATTGGACATGTTCACTCTGGGGCATTAGGTTGGGTGGCTTTGGTGAGTATGGGTAGCTTGTACTACATGATTCCCCGCTTATTTGGTCGTCCTTTATACAGCTTAAAATTAGTGGAAGTGCATTTCTGGACTTCTACGATTGGTATTGTGTTATACATTTCTGCTATGTGGGTTGCAGGTATTATGCAGGGCTTAATGTGGCGTGCAACCAATGCCGATGGCACATTAACCTATAGCTTTGTTGAGTCTGTTGCTGCCATGCATCCTTTCTATGTGACCCGTTTCGCGGGTGGCGTATTCTTCTTGTTAGG is part of the Beggiatoa alba B18LD genome and encodes:
- a CDS encoding LemA family protein, giving the protein MSVETIILIIVGLIFLILGLYVIAIYNQLVTLRNRFKNAFSQIDVQLKRRYDLIPNLVETAKAYMKHERETLEAVIKARNQAVNAAKLATEHPEQAGAIQGLIGAESLLTGSLGHLFALSENYPDLKADLTMAQLTEELSSTENRIAFARQAYNDAVMMYNIYREQFPNFLIAGVTQFQEALSFIIESPEERKVVKVSFN
- a CDS encoding TatD family hydrolase, with the protein product MSTHLLIDTHSHFDADEFTQDRAEAFARAQAVGVSMQIVPAVSFRGWETLRTVCNTYQGLYPAYGLHPMYLAEHQASHLTALTEWLHHESAIAVGECGLDYYVKGLDPAQQNYFFTAQLQIAVDQQLPVIIHARRAVETVIQQIRRFPRCRGVVHSFAGSEQQARQLLDLGFYLSFGGPITYPTAHKLRKLVQVLPLEGILLETDAPDQPLASHRGERNEPAYLLEVLTCIAELRQQSPAEIARITTRNTFELFGLTQ
- a CDS encoding tRNA threonylcarbamoyladenosine dehydratase; the protein is MTDSIYTRTEILLGEPTLNDLIDHHILIAGLGGVGSFVAESLGRLGIKRLSILDHDVVAPSNLNRQLVALHSTLGQPKVEVMAARLLDINPNIQLIKHGDFLHKEQAHEFIQTGNYDFVVDCIDSIASKAALVAACLRLNVPIASSMGAGNRLDVSKVKVAKLNQTEGCGLARELRALLRKEGVRTNYPVIYSQEIPRQPLPHQPVSGVEGRPRAVNGTISYMPALFGMMLSGVVVQALLKQIEEKQETA
- a CDS encoding ATP-binding protein → MPLKYMLMGSFLLLIVPILISLSVFDYLNAKKDLEKAYLLLQTQTESNIVNAINLVDAGHKVLESFLEKEIERLFPQFLAAYEAAERNPLNMNLSDLKKQLGGKMDLYIINHQGEVKYTTYTKDLGLDFRKFPDFFEFLDNIRRHGEIKHGRIAVEARTGALRKFSYMPTPDHRYILEMGIQSNEFESLMGGLDLLKIAERLKKLNPSLNEVNIYSQHGHLISDPSYKIDNDKVTLIRRIYIEKNTYQIDKRDKGQIIRYLFVNLKNEKGDSVSDPSKVIELIYNTKMIDEGLNRIAVFHLWLDFIAVILCFLFTFIISAWLTRPIQDLVHSVDVIAQGDLEHPINVKTNNELNLLKQSITIMVDSMSTYIKQIKWQNAELLKLDKLKDDFLSNTSHELRTPINGIIGIAESMIDGATGDLPLEVKNNLSMIVFSGRRLANLVNDILDFSKLKHQHLELQLKPIEIKVVVDVVVAISRPLIGQKKIELVNHIKTDLPVLADENRLQQILYNLIGNAIKFTESGVIEINCRPDGKFLKIMISDTGIGISKEKLQKVFTPFEQADGSISREFGGTGLGLSITKQLVELHGGTIKLESTLNIGTRVSFTLPLSQEPVEQSSQGYLTPLIQRENYRNALPALSAKPSVLTDNQTTTVSASTNTFVEIQQDEKTDRKKSLSILIVDDDPINLQVLENQLKLENYGVTRAANGMAALDAINSGTYFNLILLDIMMPRMSGFEVCRIIREKWGANELPIIMLTAKNQVSDLVDGLQAGANDYLSKPFSKNELLTRIKIHIQLSRVSIAYSNFVPLEFLKLLEKDSIIDVRLGDHVQKYMAVLFADIRSFTTLSESMTPKENFDFINNYLRRVSPVIRVHHGFIDKYIGDALMALFPEKADDAVQAAIDIHRELALFNAAREAQQLVPIKVGIGLHIGTLMLGTIGEEKRMEGTVISDAVNLASRLEGLTKLYGTSLLISGELLAELEDPSRYYFRFLGKVKVKGKNAPVYIFEILDAEPEQIRQRKIATEAIFNQAMEFYYAKQFRVAAKLFQQVLIEMTEDRAADFYLNRCLYYAETGAPLDWQGVEALTEK
- a CDS encoding DUF3096 domain-containing protein; the encoded protein is MGIHINAVISLVAGILILLQPKLLNYVVALYLIIVGVIGLIGLR
- a CDS encoding IS630 family transposase, producing the protein MNRYKQSDRQIVFIDESGFAHDMPRRFGYAPIGKRCSGTQDWHAKGRTNVIGALLNFCLLTVSLVSGAVNSDVFFAWITQELLPKLPQNSVIVMDNATFHKRSDIQQAILDAGHLLEYLPPYSPDLNPIEHKWAQAKTLRKQQYCSIDALFLLNSI
- a CDS encoding IS630 transposase-related protein — protein: MTYSTDFRCKVLKVKQEENLTLAAVAKRFQIAIASVVRWSKVLEAKRTRNKPSKIDMEALKQDVVLYPDAYHYERAARFGITEGGIRQALKRLGISRKKKPQTSQSQPRSTASLPRQNESL
- a CDS encoding transposase, translated to MKNTCLASRQSKGFCFYKATNGIKRHLAVDSLGLPLFTRCTKANINDDLGLIELFKENIDYFRNKPLEMPKTTILLDNGYHPVRIQEALEKFILIF
- a CDS encoding transposase is translated as MKKQNKKSPYTSSLTDAEWAVVEPLLNALLPKKKLTCPHKWGYRLLFDAMLYQLKNGCHWGDLPKDFPPYSTVYWHYKQWRASGVIDKLMIGLHENARTQSKKTLNIQA
- the ccoN gene encoding cytochrome-c oxidase, cbb3-type subunit I, which codes for MAEATYSADVAVGQEETYNYKVVKQFAIMTVVWGIVGFAVGVLIAAQLAWPWLNFDIPYLTFSRLRPLHTNAVIFAFGGCALFATSYYVVQRTCHARLFSDSLASFTFWGWQAVIVLAAITLPLGITQSKEYAELEWPIDILIAVVWVAYAVVFFGTIVKRKVPHIYVANWFYAAFIITVAMLHIINSAAVPVNFFGWKSYSAYAGVQDAMVQWWYGHNAVGFFLTAGFLGMMYYFVPKQAGRPVYSYRLSIVHFWALIFVYIWAGPHHLHYTALPDWAQSLGMVMSLILLAPSWGGMINGIMTLSGAWHKLRTDPVLRFLIVSLSFYGMSTFEGPMMAIKTVNALSHYTDWTIGHVHSGALGWVALVSMGSLYYMIPRLFGRPLYSLKLVEVHFWTSTIGIVLYISAMWVAGIMQGLMWRATNADGTLTYSFVESVAAMHPFYVTRFAGGVFFLLGALVMAFNVYKTVTSRSTENAEVNDRIPAPVLAH